In one Pempheris klunzingeri isolate RE-2024b chromosome 8, fPemKlu1.hap1, whole genome shotgun sequence genomic region, the following are encoded:
- the slc25a32b gene encoding solute carrier family 25 member 32b: MSSPPNHGAVAETGLSGKPVSPVSIAGHVQQVFRHLRIENLAAGLSGGVVSTLVLHPLDLVKIRFAVSDGLELRPKYSGILHCMKSVWQQEGLRGLYQGVTPNVWGAGASWGLYFLFYNTIKGYIKEGRQSELSATEHLVSAAEAGILTLTITNPIWVTKTRLVLQYNADPTSKQYKGMMDALVKIYRHEGMPGLYKGYIPGLFGTSHGALQFMAYEELKRDYNKYKKVPSDEKLSAMEYIAMAALSKIFAVATTYPYQVVRARLQDQHNRYDGIIDVIRRTWRNEGAVGFYKGIIPNLIRVTPACCITFVVYENVSRFLLGKK; this comes from the exons ATGAGCTCCCCTCCAAATCACGGGGCCGTCGCAGAGACGGGACTGTCCGGCAAACCCGTGTCTCCTGTCTCCATAGCCGGGCATGTCCAGCAGGTCTTCAGACACCTGAGGATAGAAAACCTGGCTGCGGGGCTCAGTGGGGGAGTGGTGTCAACACTGGTGCTTCACCCTCTGGACCTGGTCAAAATCAGGTTTGCAG TAAGTGACGGGTTGGAATTGAGACCTAAGTACAGTGGCATACTGCACTGTATGAAGAGTGTCTGGCAGCAGGAGGGACTAAGAGGACTCTACCAGGGTGTGACACCCAATGTTTGGGGGGCTGGAGCATCTTGGGGCCTTTACTTCTTGTT CTACAACACAATCAAAGGGTACATAAAGGAGGGTCGGCAGTCTGAACTGAGCGCCACAGAGCACCTGGTGTCTGCAGCCGAAGCAG GCATTCTTACGCTCACTATAACCAACCCAATCTGGGTGACCAAGACCCGGCTGGTGCTGCAGTACAATGCTGACCCAACCAGTAAACAGTACAAGGGGATGATGGATGCTCTGGTCAAGATCTACCGCCATGAGGGAATGCCTGGACTATATAAG GGTTATATTCCCGGTCTGTTTGGCACATCTCATGGAGCACTGCAGTTCATGGCCTACGAAGAGCTCAAGAGAGACTACAACAAATACAAGAAAGTGCCTTCAGACGAGAAACTG AGCGCGATGGAATATATCGCAATGGCAGCGTTATCCAAAATATTTGCTGTGGCCACAACATACCCATATCAGGTGGTTCGAGCTCGCCTGCAAGACCAGCACAACAGATACGACGGAATTATCGATGTCATCAGGCGGACGTGGAG gaaCGAAGGCGCCGTTGGTTTCTACAAAGGCATCATCCCAAACTTGATTCGTGTCACTCCAGCCTGCTGCATCACCTTCGTAGTTTATGAAAATGTGTCTCGCTTCCTTCTGGGGAAGAAATAA
- the LOC139205696 gene encoding collagen triple helix repeat-containing protein 1-like isoform X2, with amino-acid sequence MAPLVARLLLLVCLASPLYGVEKVRNRGYRKDPDADKYGTCMQGPPGTPGREGNPGTNGIPGTPGIPGRDGLKGEKGECVNEIFEEPWRPNYKQCAWNSLNYGIDLGKVADCTFTKLRSDSSLRVLFSGSLRLKCKNACCQRWYFTFNGAECTGPLPIESIIYLDQGSPELNSTINIHRTSSVEGLCEGVKAGLVDVAVWVGTCADYPRGDASTGWNSVSRIIIDELPK; translated from the exons ATGGCTCCACTTGTTGCCCGCCTGCTGCTCCTGGTCTGCCTGGCTTCACCTCTTTATGGCGTGGAAAAGGTGAGAAATAGGGGATACCGAAAGGACCCTGACGCCGACAAG TATGGCACTTGCATGCAGGGGCCACCAGGAACCCCAGGCAGAGAGGGTAACCCTGGAACCAACGGCATCCCGGGGACGCCGGGCATCCCTGGCCGTGACGGGCTCAAAGGCGAGAAAGGCGAGTGCGTTAATGAGATCTTCGAGGAGCCCTGGAGGCCCAACTACAAGCAGTGTGCCTGGAACTCTCTGAACTATGGGATCGACCTGGGTAAAGTAGCT GACTGCACGTTCACCAAGCTGCGCTCAGACAGCTCCCTCAGAGTCCTCTTCAGTGGTTCCCTCAGACTCAAGTGTAAGAACGCATGCTGCCAGAGGTGGTACTTCACCTTCAATGGAGCAGAGTGCACGGGACCCCTGCCCATAGAGTCCATCATCTACTTAGACCAGGGAAGTCCAGAGCTCAACTCAACCATCAACATCCACAGAACATCATCAG tTGAAGGCCTGTGTGAGGGCGTCAAAGCCGGGCTGGTGGATGTGGCCGTGTGGGTGGGGACCTGTGCCGACTATCCCCGAGGTGACGCTTCCACGGGGTGGAATTCAGTATCCAGGATTATCATTGACGAACTgccaaagtaa
- the LOC139205696 gene encoding collagen triple helix repeat-containing protein 1-like isoform X1: MAPLVARLLLLVCLASPLYGVEKVRNRGYRKDPDADKCAGNDAEKPNCTRHSGEGRATYLNNMYGTCMQGPPGTPGREGNPGTNGIPGTPGIPGRDGLKGEKGECVNEIFEEPWRPNYKQCAWNSLNYGIDLGKVADCTFTKLRSDSSLRVLFSGSLRLKCKNACCQRWYFTFNGAECTGPLPIESIIYLDQGSPELNSTINIHRTSSVEGLCEGVKAGLVDVAVWVGTCADYPRGDASTGWNSVSRIIIDELPK, from the exons ATGGCTCCACTTGTTGCCCGCCTGCTGCTCCTGGTCTGCCTGGCTTCACCTCTTTATGGCGTGGAAAAGGTGAGAAATAGGGGATACCGAAAGGACCCTGACGCCGACAAG TGCGCTggaaatgatgcagaaaaacccAACTGCACTAGACACTCTGGAGAAGGAAGAGCTACATATTTGAACAACATG TATGGCACTTGCATGCAGGGGCCACCAGGAACCCCAGGCAGAGAGGGTAACCCTGGAACCAACGGCATCCCGGGGACGCCGGGCATCCCTGGCCGTGACGGGCTCAAAGGCGAGAAAGGCGAGTGCGTTAATGAGATCTTCGAGGAGCCCTGGAGGCCCAACTACAAGCAGTGTGCCTGGAACTCTCTGAACTATGGGATCGACCTGGGTAAAGTAGCT GACTGCACGTTCACCAAGCTGCGCTCAGACAGCTCCCTCAGAGTCCTCTTCAGTGGTTCCCTCAGACTCAAGTGTAAGAACGCATGCTGCCAGAGGTGGTACTTCACCTTCAATGGAGCAGAGTGCACGGGACCCCTGCCCATAGAGTCCATCATCTACTTAGACCAGGGAAGTCCAGAGCTCAACTCAACCATCAACATCCACAGAACATCATCAG tTGAAGGCCTGTGTGAGGGCGTCAAAGCCGGGCTGGTGGATGTGGCCGTGTGGGTGGGGACCTGTGCCGACTATCCCCGAGGTGACGCTTCCACGGGGTGGAATTCAGTATCCAGGATTATCATTGACGAACTgccaaagtaa
- the fzd6 gene encoding frizzled-6 encodes MLMPGPLWVCLALIWIGSCSAHSLFTCEPIKVHRCLGMPYNMTFFPNMMEHYDQEIAATNMEPFMPLANLRCSPEVHHFLCQAFIPPCTEENKVIRPCREECEAVLSDCEENIRIFGITWPPELQCDKLDSCNFPDVSPLPATTPMSSSSSKRDLGFWCPLQLKTKPGHGSLFLGAQDCAPPCSNMYFKPHDIEFAKSFIGVCSIICLGATLFTFLTFLIDVKRFRYPERPIIFYAVCYSFVSLIYFIGFLLGNNAACTKAAHATGVDTVVLGSQSKGCTLLFMLLYFFSIAGIVWWVILTITWFLAAGPKWSCEAIEKKAVWFHSAAWGIPGALTVMLLALNKVEGDNISGVCFVGLYDLDALRYFVLAPLCVGVIVGLFLILAGIVSLNHVRQVIQHDERNQEKLKKFMIRIGVFSCLYLVPLVTLLACYTYEQSHRSTWENTWINDRCQEYSIPCSYKTTELDRPDLSLFLVKYLMTLVVGISAVFWVSSKKTCSEWAYFFNRTRKRDPISESRRVLQESCEFFLKHNSRVQHKKKHYKPSSHKLKVISKSMGTSTGAATTNASTAASTTNQGTSALGNHEPHIQGSVSEASAREHLDRGASVRSSRRGEREREKEREGGERRSKGGSSSKISSRSESMYRVPDGRNTPRSELSETRQASNALQPPALNQSHSSSIQDSTNQLVHRVLEESKDTKDSSC; translated from the exons ATGCTGATGCCAGGACCACTGTGGGTGTGCCTGGCTCTGATATGGATAGGAAGCTGCAGTGCCCACAGTCTGTTTACCTGCGAGCCCATCAAAGTGCATCGATGCTTGGGGATGCCCTACAACATGACCTTCTTTCCCAACATGATGGAGCACTACGACCAGGAGATCGCAGCCACTAATATGGAG CCATTCATGCCCCTGGCAAACCTGCGCTGCTCTCCAGAGGTCCACCACTTCCTGTGCCAAGCCTTTATCCCACCATGCACCGAGGAGAACAAGGTGATCCGTCCATGCCGAGAGGAGTGCGAGGCCGTTCTGTCCGACTGCGAGGAGAATATCCGAATCTTTGGTATAACCTGGCCTCCTGAGCTACAGTGTGACAA ATTGGACTCGTGTAACTTTCCCGACGTTTCACCACTCCCTGCAACTACCCCAATGAGCTCCTCATCATCCAAGAGGGACCTTGGCTTCTGGTGCCCGCTGCAGCTGAAGACCAAGCCTGGCCATGGATCGTTGTTCCTGGGTGCCCAGGACTGTGCTCCGCCTTGCTCCAACATGTACTTCAAACCCCACGATATTGAATTTGCCAAGAGCTTCATCGGCGTGTGCTCCATCATCTGCTTGGGTGCCACTCTCTTCACCTTTCTCACTTTCCTCATCGACGTCAAACGTTTCCGCTACCCAGAGCGCCCCATAATCTTCTACGCCGTCTGCTACAGCTTCGTCTCGCTCATATACTTCATTGGTTTCCTGCTGGGGAACAACGCAGCTTGCACCAAAGCGGCTCATGCTACCGGTGTGGATACAGTGGTGCTTGGCTCTCAGAGCAAAGGCTGCACTTTGCTTTTTATGCTGCTCTACTTCTTTTCCATCGCTGGTATCGTCTGGTGGGTCATACTCACCATCACCTGGTTTCTGGCAGCTGGACCTAAGTGGAGCTGTGAGGCCATAGAGAAGAAAGCG GTGTGGTTCCACTCTGCTGCCTGGGGCATCCCCGGGGCACTGACGGTCATGTTGCTGGCTCTGAACAAGGTGGAAGGAGACAACATCAGTGGAGTTTGCTTTGTGGGGCTGTACGACCTGGACGCCCTGCGCTACTTTGTTCTGGCTCCTCTGTGTGTGGGCGTCATAGTTGGCCTCTTCCTCATCCTGGCGGGCATCGTTTCCCTCAACCATGTCCGGCAGGTCATCCAGCACGACGAGCGCAACCAGGAGAAGCTGAAAAAGTTCATGATCCGCATCGGCGTATTCAGCTGCCTCTACCTGGTCCCGCTGGTCACCCTGTTAGCCTGCTACACCTACGAGCAGAGTCACCGCAGCACCTGGGAGAATACCTGGATCAACGACCGCTGTCAGGAGTACAGCATCCCCTGCTCCTACAAG ACAACGGAGCTGGACCGTCCTGACCTCTCCCTGTTCCTGGTGAAGTATCTTATGACGCTGGTGGTTGGAATATCTGCAGTGTTCTGGGTCAGCAGCAAAAAGACCTGCTCTGAGTGGGCCTACTTCTTCAACAGGACCCGCAAAAGAGA TCCCATCAGTGAGAGCCGCCGGGTGCTCCAGGAGTCCTGCGAGTTCTTCCTCAAGCACAACAGCCGTGTCCAGCACAAGAAGAAGCACTACAAGCCGAGCTCCCACAAGCTCAAGGTCATCTCCAAGTCCATGGGCACGAGCACCGGAGCTGCAACCACCAATGCCTCCACCGCCGCCAGCACAACCAACCAAGGAACCTCTGCGCTGGGCAATCACGAGCCCCATATACAAGGATCTGTGTCTGAGGCCTCAGCCAGGGAGCACCTGGACAGGGGCGCCTCCGTCCGAAGCtcgaggagaggggagagggagagggagaaggagagggaggggggagagagacgTAGCAAAGGCGGGAGCTCCAGTAAGATCAGCAGCCGCTCAGAGAGCATGTACAGAGTCCCAGATGGGAG GAACACTCCGAGGAGCGAGCTCTCAGAGACCAGGCAGGCCTCCAAtgctctgcagcctccagcTTTAAatcagtcacacagcagcagcatccaggaCTCCACCAACCAGCTGGTGCACCGGGTGCTTGAGGAGAGCAAGGATACAAAGGACAGCAGCTGCTGA
- the dcaf13 gene encoding DDB1- and CUL4-associated factor 13: MKVKVLSRNPDDYVRETKLDIQRVPRNYDPALHPFEVNREYTRALNATKLDKVFAKPFLASLDGHKDGVNCMAKHTKSLSTLLSGSCDGEVKVWDLTKHECVRTLQAHEGFVRGMVVRYCGTSFFTVGDDKTIKQWKMEAPGYGEEEEPLNTILGKTVFTGLDHHQKEAVFATCGQQVDIWDEQRSSPIRSFTWGVDSFSAVRFNPVETELLASCASDRSIVLYDMRESAPLKKLIMTMRSNTLCWNPMEAYYFTCSNEDYNLYTYDIRYFDRPVTVHMDHVSAVLDLDYSPTGREFVSASFDKTIRIFPKDSGHSREVYHTKRMQHVICVKWSADNKYVLSGSDEMNIRLWKTNASEKLGVLSPRERRATNYSQKLKEKFQHHPQIRRIAHHRHLPKNIYQQRKELQIMKEARRRKERNVRKHSKPGTVPVVSEKEKHVVTVVK, from the exons ATGAAAGTCAAAGTCCTCTCGAGGAACCCGGATGATTATGTCCGAGAAACCAAACTAGATATTCAGCGTG TCCCCAGAAACTATGACCCGGCACTTCATCCGTTTGAGGTGAACAGAGAGTACACGCGGGCTCTGAATGCCACCAAGCTTGACAAAGTGTTCGCCAAGCCTTTCCTGGCCTCTCTGGATGGACACAAGGATGGGGTGAACTGCATGGCCAAGCACACCAAGAGCCTCTCCACTCTGCTCTCTGGCTCCTGCGATGGGGAG GTGAAAGTGTGGGATCTGACCAAACATGAATGTGTCCGCACGCTCCAAGCACATGAAGGGTTCGTTCGGGGAATGGTCGTCCGCTATTGTGGAACATCCTTCTTCACG GTTGGGGACGACAAAACAATCAAGCAATGGAAAATGGAGGCGCCGGGTtacggagaggaagaggagccacTCAACACTATATTGGGCAAG ACGGTCTTCACAGGACTGGACCATCACCAGAAGGAGGCTGTGTTTGCAACATGTGGCCAGCAGGTGGACATCTGGGACGAGCAGAGGAGCAGCCCGATCCGCTCTTTCACCTGGGGCGTAGACAGCTTCAGCGCTGTCCGCTTCAACCCCGTGGAG ACGGAGCTTCTTGCAAGCTGTGCCTCTGACAGAAGTATAGTTCTGTATGACATGCGAGAATCAGCACCACTGAAGAAG CTGATCATGACAATGAGGAGCAACACATTATGCTGGAACCCGATGGAAGCCTATTACTTCACGTGTTCAAATGAGGACTACaa CCTCTACACGTATGACATCAGGTACTTTGACCGTCCAGTCACAGTGCACATGGACCACGTCTCTGCTGTCCTCGATCTGGACTATTCTCCCACTGGGAGGGAGTTTGTATCCGCCAGTTTTGACAAGACCATCCGTATCTTCCCCAAGGACAGTGGCCACAGCAG GGAAGTCTACCACACCAAACGCATGCAGCACGTCATCTGTGTTAAGTGGTCGGCGGACAACAAATACGTCCTGAGCGGCTCTGATGAAATGAATATCCGACTGTGGAAAACCAACGCCTCTGAGAAACTAGGAGTG CTGTCCCCCAGAGAGAGGCGGGCCACCAACTACAGTCAGAAGCTGAAGGAGAAGTTCCAGCACCACCCGCAGATCAGACGCATCGCTCACCACAGACATCTACCCAAGAACATCTACCAGCAGAGGAAGGAGCTCCAGATTATGAAAGAGGCTCGCCGTAGGAA ggAGAGGAATGTCCGAAAGCACAGCAAGCCAGGAACTGTTCCTGTGGTGTCTGAGAAGGAGAAGCATGTTGTGACTGTGGTCAAATAG